The following is a genomic window from Dehalogenimonas sp. 4OHTPN.
TCAACGTCTCAGGCGACCGACACCTGCTGCGGGTGCTGCTGCATAACCTCCTGGAGAACGCCTGGAAATTCACCAGGAAGACGCCGGATGCCCGCATCGAGTTTGGGCGGGCGTTTACTGACGAGGGAGTGGTATATTCCGTTATGGATAACGGCGCCGGGTTCGATATGAAATACGCCGACAAACTCTTTAGCCCTTTCCAGCGGCTGCACGCCGTTAGCGAGTTCCCCGGCACCGGCGTCGGGCTGGCCATCGCCCGCCGCGTCGTCAGCCGCCATCGCGGCCGGATTTGGGCTCAGGCGGAGCCGGGCAAGGGCGCCGCCGTTTATTTTACCCTGGATATTAATGAAGGAGGACAGGCGAATGGAGAACCGCTCGATGCTGCTGCTGGTTGAGGATAACCCGGATGATGTCCTACTGACGGAACGGGCGCTTAAAAAACAAAACATCCTGAACAAGATGACTGTGGTCACCGACGGGCAGCAGGCGCTTGATTTTCTGCTGGGCGGCGGCGCCTTCGCCGGCCGTGATACCCGGGACCTGCCCGCCCTGATCCTCCTTGACCTGAAGCTGCCGAAAATTGACGGTCTCGAGGTGTTGAAGCAAATCCGCACCAATGAATTCACCAAACTCATTCCGGTAGTCATCCTGACGTCTTCCAGAGAAGAACAGGATGTCATCCGTTCCTATTCCCTCGGCGCCAACAGCTTCATCCGCAAACCGGTTGATTTCATCCAGTTCACCGAAGCGGTCAGGCAGC
Proteins encoded in this region:
- a CDS encoding response regulator gives rise to the protein MENRSMLLLVEDNPDDVLLTERALKKQNILNKMTVVTDGQQALDFLLGGGAFAGRDTRDLPALILLDLKLPKIDGLEVLKQIRTNEFTKLIPVVILTSSREEQDVIRSYSLGANSFIRKPVDFIQFTEAVRQLGLYWLLLNEPPPRGGRSQDG